The genomic segment TTTCCTACACCTCCTTTCCACATCCATAGACTATATCCCCCTCTTCATTTCGTAACACAAAGCCTATGGAACTTAGTCCTGGATTGTCCCTAGAAGCCCCATCTGTATTGACCTTGATCCACCCTGGACTTGGATATCCCCACAACACCTTAGTGAACTTCAATTTAGGCAAATAGGACTCCATCATACTCAGCAGGTCGGGCCATTTATGTGGTACATTTTGAAGTACTCGCTTTCTGAGTTTAACTAGTGATTGTATAGTAGTGGACACCTGATAAATGACCCCGTTCATAGTTACAACATCTCCATGTTTGTAGCTATTTCTTCTCTTCCATAACTCCTACACAATCACAGCTGGTAAGGCTTACATAATAGGATGCAATCGAGGGATCACATCTGCACTCCAACACTTGGTCACTGCTTGATGGAATGTAATCCACTGCATAGTAATACCTGCATGAGCCAAAAGTTATTTCCACACACTATTTGCAGCATATGATGTAAAGAACAGATGCTGCATAGTCTCCTCGTTTGGTTCAGTACAACACCAACACTTTGAAGCCATAAGATACCCCAATCTCCTGAAGAAATCATCCAAAGGCAGCTTGTTTTTCCACATTTTCCACATGAAGAAAGCAATCTTAAAAGGTAGTCCTTTCACCCAGATTTTCTTGTAAGCATTGGCAGGTTCATTTCTCCTTCTCAAGTATTCCCATGCTGATTTTACACTGAATACACCCCTTGTTTCTAGCATCCATTGAGGTTTGTCCAGAACATCGTGCACTAATAGAGACTTCATGTTCAACAGAATGTGATCTGCAAGTTCTTCTGGCAGTATCTCCCTTATCTTCTCCTCATCCCATTGATCATTCTCAACCACATTATATATGATATGTATGGATTCATCACATAAAAAGTCTGGAGGTGTGACAAAGTATAGAGCTCCCAAACCTGTCCAGTTTCCAAACCAGAATAGTGAGGACCCCATCTTAGGCTGTCATAGTATCTGATATTCAATGATATCCCTACATTCCAACATTTTTCTCCAAACATGAGAACCATTTCTCCAAGGAACGATCATAGGGTTcaattttttgcaatatttttgacTCATAAATGGACTCCACAAGCTAGGTTTTGTTCTAACGTTCCACCATAACTTATAAAACAAAGCTTTGGAGATATCATGTAGTGATCGAAAACCCACACCCCCCTCTTCACAAGGTAAACATAAAGTGTTCCAAGAGGCCCAATGCCTTTTTTCCACACCTATTGTATTGCTCTAGAAAAATTGAGCAAAAATTTTATGTAGCTTGTTAATCAAATAAGGTGGGGGATTtacagaagaaagaagatgtaTTAACATACTTTGGAGAACATTAGAGATTAATACAACCCTTCCTCCTATAGACAACAACTTCCCTTTCCAATCATGTAGCCTATTCATTACCTTATTCATGAGATCTTGGTAATAATCCATCCTCCTTCTAGAATAGAAAATAGGACAACCAAGGTACGTAAATGGAAAATCCTGCTTAGTTATACATGTAATCATTTGCACCTTATTCACTACTGCATCACGTGTTGAATGATGCATGTATATGGAAGATTTGTTCTTGTTTATGAGCTGGCCAGATGCACCCTTATAGGCTGCCAAAAATTCCATGATCAAACGCAATGACCTTGCACGAGAAGAAGTAAATATGATAGTATCATTCGTGTATGCTAGATGATTTATTTTGGGACTCCATTTGAGCAATCCTAATCCACAAAAGTATTGATTCCTATACAATGCATTCAACCCTCTTGATAATCAACAGCCAGTACAAATAAAGTAGGTGATAATGGATCACTTTGCTTCACCCCCCTTGTTGATTTAAAGAAACCATGCAGCTGCCCATTAAGTAACACTGAATACCAATTATTTGAAACAATTCCAAAAATCAAGCCAATGAACCTTTCTCCAAATCCCATCTTCCTCAATACCTTAGTTAAGAAAAGCCATGACAGTCAATCATAGGCTTTGGTCATGTCCAATTTGATCACTACATTAGGTCCTGCTTTGCTTCTAAGTCTGATGTATGTGATGATCTCTTGTGTTAAGAGAATATTTTTTACTATGCTCCAGCCTTTTACAAATCCAGCATGTTCTTCAGATATTAGATTTGGAAGCAACACTACAAGCCTTTCGTGCACAACTCTAGAAAAGATCTTGTTAACAAAATTACTAAGGCTAATTGGTCGCATATCAGAGAAAGTAACAACTTCCTTCTTCTTTGGTAGTAATACAAGATTAGTGTGAATGACATATCTGGGAAATTCATGACCACTGAATAAAGCCTTCACCATATCTACAATGTCATCACCAATTATATCCCAATAAGTATGGAAAAAACATCTAGTAAAGCCATCAGGACCCCCTGCACTTTCCCCATTTAGACCAAAAACAACTTATTTTACCTCTTCTTTAGTAGGGTGTTGTATCAATTCCAAGTTCTGAGCATTGTCAATCATTTTATGAATATGATCAAGGATGCCAAAGGATGTGGGAAcagtttcttcatgaaattgggcTTGAAAAAATCTCACAGCTTCATCATCCATCTCGACACTATCCTCTAACCAATCACCATTAGAATTATGCACTCTCTTCAACTGCAATCTTCTTCTTCTGCCATTAACTTGTGCATGGAAGAATTTTGTATTCCTATCACCATCTTGGAACCATGACATTCCAGCTTTTTGCTTCCAAAATTCCTTCTCCAAAACTAAAAATCTGATCAACTCTGCTTGAACTTTCTGCAGCCTTTCTCTATTATGATATGTAGGAGACCTATCAAATTGAGCCTCATGCACTATCACAACCTCCTCCAGACTTGCAATTCTTTGAAAAATGTCCCAGTATGTTGCTCTACTCCATATTTACAAAGCTTTCTTCAATTTCTTGAGCTTGTGATTGAACACAAAAAAGGATCTCCTACAAAGTCTACATTCCAGTTTTGTCCCACCACATCTTTGAAAGTCGGATGCCTACTCCAAAAATTCAGAA from the Nicotiana tabacum cultivar K326 unplaced genomic scaffold, ASM71507v2 Un00375, whole genome shotgun sequence genome contains:
- the LOC142179115 gene encoding uncharacterized protein LOC142179115; this encodes MGSSLFWFGNWTGLGALYFVTPPDFLCDESIHIIYNVVENDQWDEEKIREILPEELADHILLNMKSLLVHDVLDKPQWMLETRGVFSVKSAWEYLRRRNEPANAYKKIWVKGLPFKIAFFMWKMWKNKLPLDDFFRRLGYYYAVDYIPSSSDQVLECRCDPSIASYYVSTTIQSLVKLRKRVLQNVPHKWPDLLSMMESYLPKLKFTKVLWGYPSPGWIKVNTDGASRDNPGLSSIGFVLRNEEGDIVYGCGKEV